CCTACTATGAAAACACCTGGAAACTGTCCAAACTCTGGGACCAGACGAACAAAGAGCTGTGTTACGTTCTTGTGTCGGTTTATTACGTCAACATGTATGTGAGTATCTTCACCATCACTGCCATAAGTGTGGTGCGATACGTGGCCATTAAGTATCCCATGAAGGCCAGAATTATTTTGTCTCGTAGAAACGCTCTGGTGGTTTGCGCGCTCATTTGGTTGGTCACGTGCTCCTTTAGCGCGGCTTTCCATCACGTGGATGATCCGAAGAATATCACCACGATCAAGTGCTTTCAGAAGAATAAAGAAGAGGAACTGCCGTTGGCGTTCATTCTCGTGCTGAACATCGTCGGGTTCCTCGTGCCGTTTCTCATCATGTTGTTTTGCTCCGTCAGAGTCATTTACACGTTGAGGAAACAGTTGGAAATCGGGTCCCGTAGCGAGAAAATGATCCAGTGCATGTTCATCATCGCGGCTAACCTGGTTGTGTTCCTCGTATGTTTCTTCCCCGTTCACTTCGGGTTTTTCTTGAAGTACATCGCGCAGGCTTATGGGTACAGTTGTGACGTGCAGTCTTTCGCGCATAATTTTGTTCACTTCGCCATGTGCGTCTCCAGTATGAACTGCGCTTTGGACTGCTTCAGTTATTACTTCGCCACCAGAACTTCTTGGATATTGTGCTGCACgaaaaaaactgaaagaaacGAAGAATATGAATGTGAATATAACAAGGTGACTTAGCAttatcaaaatatatttgaattagtgctgtcaattgatttaaaaatacttaattAATCGCACATTTTGAAGTAATAAAATCGCGATTCATTGCACCTAACATTAacgtttttaatgtatttttatattgtaatacttTCACATTGAATCTCAAAAATAGTGTAGAAACAATATAAAGAGTAaaagataaagaaaatatttttaatgtgttaaactgaaaaaaaagtcagtgtcgactttgacagccctaatctGAATTATAATAAACTgtgaaatatatatgtatattacaGTTTGTCAACTTTATAAGTGGGCTCATGTAGCAGAAAAAAATTAACACgttttatttcataatacaattgtgtatttttcatatttagtaTTAAACAATACTTAGTTTatgtgaaatataaatataaaaggaattgatatatatatatatatatacaatataaattaaaatacatacaaaatattaatataaattataacttaatcatttaatttgGACTACATATGCTGTaaagatatatatttatttatatattttggtttCTGCCTACTGTAATTGTTTTCGTCAAACATTGATTTCATCCAAATTGAAAAcatgtttgttaaaaaaaagtcataatgcTGATTAGtttataaacataaaacataaacatgACAGGATGTAAGCGTCATTGTAATGTTTGACAATGGTATTAATGGGTGATTCTTCAATTAGGGGAACTTTTATGTCCCCAGATTATACAttcatgttaaaaataatatattataaaataaatagtttagttatgtcaaataatatttattgcacCACCAAAAAATGTTATACACAAAAATCAGTATGATttccatgtttaaaaatgttttcatcactAATATTTGGCTACTCAAGCCTTGTCCCCAACCCAGACTTTAAAACTTGTCTGCTCTGAAAATGTGATAAAATGTTATCAGTTCattaaaaaatcacaatatatgtttaaacagTAACTTAAAAAGGCACTTGATGCATAATTTGGGTTCATATCTGtgcaatttgtgaatatttttaacaatttagtATTGTCCACAACAATACTGTCATTACCGCGACAGTCTATGATTACAACAAGGATTTTTTTGGGGGTAAGACTTGTTTATGCCGTAACCATGGAAATGAAGACCAGCAGGGGAGCACATGTCAGCCATGGAAGAACAGTGACATTTGATGTCTGAAAAAGTAAGTAATTTAATCATGAATTCCTTCTGATCATGGAGTAGACTTATTCAGCGTCATTACCATTAATGCTGTAGCGGCAATATTgtgataaatatatgtatatattcacatgatttatgtgtatttaaagtTCTTTTTGTACTAGCTGTTGAGTGATGTTAGCAAATCCATGACCTAGcatctttttttcctgaaaaacaaaaaaaatgtcattaccgCAACACGTCATTACCAACACACAACTTGTTGTGATGGTAATGACAAGTGATGGTGGTAATGACATGTTCTGTGTCACTATCTATATCATATtatgtgtttataaattaagttaaagaagcataatagtgttattttacaatGAAACTTAAATGAGATGCCTTACTTCCTAAAactatttttcttattttttaactaGAATGGCTCCCAAGAAATCAGCTAAAAGGTCTAGAGATTAAGGAAAAAAATTTAAGGAAGATCCtgtaaaatacatgtttgaaagcaaacacatttcattatacactgtgtgcagaattattaggcaagttgattttctgatcatatttttttcccaagcacattttaccaattccaatccacatcaatcttaagaactactattaatattgtttttaataatttataagtgatatataattgttcatgaaggctggaaatgaaaaatgccttatattcaggtgtgcagaattattaggcaggttttcttttacaggcaaaatgagccaaaaaagagagggtcatacaaaaacagctggaaaagaaaagacacatgttaacttcaaaataattaagaattaaggtgaagaattaagtttgaaaccatcaggaaccctttagtctccagcggcaccattttccagaactgcaacctacctggagtctccagaagtgcaaggtgtcaggatctcagagacttagattagctaaagaatcctaaaaaatgacccgctcttaataagaatcacaagctgaagtgtaataaagtacatgaagactgggtttttataggccttatagacagacagcttgagagtgactctgaaggaccagcaccacatcctcttgtaccactgtttgaagaatttattttccagaatctggcagtaaggtgtgggagttcacttttagtccatctcttatcctgaaatgtccatcttgcagagatggactaaatgatcttccaaaacttactgccagattctggaagataaattcttcacaaagtggtacaagaggatgtggcgCTGGTCCTGCTGGTATGTATTTcacaacacttcagcttgtgattcttattaagagcaggtcatttttaggattctttagctaatgtaagtctctgagatcctgacacctcacacttctgaagactccaggtaggtttcagtactgggaaatggtggcgctggagactaaagggttcctgatggtttcacacttaattcttcaccttaattcttaattattttgcagttaacgtgtctttgcttctccagctgtttttgtatgaccccgctgacccaatgagcatttcactgtccaatggtcatgctttaactttgcaattttctagtattacattagtattgtgtccttctcatgagtatttaataatttttgacttttcagtctgagttaaatcttatcattttatctgtaaaagaaaacctgcctaataattctgcacacctgaatacaaggcatttttcatttccagccttcatgaacaattatatatcacttataaatgattaaaaacaatattaatagtagttattaagattgatgtggattggaatttgtaaaatgtgcctggaaaaaaatatgatcagaaaatcaacttgcctaataattctgcacacagtgtatgcattgttagttttaactcaatgcaacttttatgagtttgaaaactttttgttttctgttaaaaacttttatgttaaacttttatgttaaaaacttgatttcacCTAATAGTCATAGTTCTGAAATGTTTCTGAAGGATATTTTTATGCTGTTTTATCCCATTGTGACAACTGATTCTCTAGAAAATATTGTATGGTTTCTTCATGATTGAAATAAACATGTTCAAGTTGATGGTTgtgtcatatttatatatatctcCTCACATCTGTCCATTTCTTTCAACAACACTCACCAGAAGTCATTatttaatcctttaaatttgctttatgtatcaGTGCACTTTTCATTTATGTCATTACCAAAACACTATGTCATTACCAGAACAGTATGTCATTACCGCCACGTTGCTTAATTTACAGAAAACATACCTTTAAAACTGTTTTATGTTCAATCTTGAGGTGCTACATGAAAAGCCTAATGAAATACTCATCCACCTATTCAAAGAAAAAACATCTCAAATTAATTTTCcagaaattaaacaaaagtgTGCTTTGATgaacacagaaaaacacattttgatggtaagaacaagaaaatatatgtaattcactgaatggaaacattttgttttttatacgtATTGTTGAAGGTTAACAATGTTTACAAGATAAATGAGTTTAAATGATCTCGTTGATACATTCTTTGCATTATGATACTTTTTGATGTTGTGATGGTAATGACGTTTTGCAGTGCCAGTTGGCAAATAGATATAAAATACTCAAATTATATTTAAGCTCAGTCGTGGCCATTATTATATCTTTACATCAAAGCATGTAAACATTGTCATGACATAATTCtaacaaaattcaaacaaatttCATTCATCAAAATGGAAGATGGCAAAATAGCCCCCAATTGAAGAATCACCctaatgaatataaatattcAACCCACAACTGTATAATTTTTACAATATGCCatttttatataacatttaaatattaagtAAATAGTAAAGATTATGTAGTGTAAATACTGTATATCTTTTTTCCATATAAACCTCATAAAAAAGACAAACTTATATTGTAATACAGGGTGTTTTTGTGCACTTTATAAAGTTTTGTTTACTGATGTGTTCCTGTACTTATTAATCAGTGTCTGTGTGCTAAATATATATTCCTCATCATGTGGTGTTTTGCGTCTGTACGCCATCTGTTGGACAGACAAACCTGTTTCTAACCTGTGAATGACTAAATGTTGCACCATCAGTTCTGTTGGAAAAATAAAACGTCCACCAAGAAAGAGTCCAAAAGCAGTTTATATCATTTCATTCATTGAAGCACTTGTGATGATCAGATCATGCTGAGAGGCTTCAGTTGCTGTGTTTATTAGCACAGAGCTGCAGAACTggcagtattttactgtaaacaaGCCGGGCAAGGTGTAACGGTGTAAGAGTGTgtattgcattcattttaacTGGTCAAAAATAGCACATCTATGACACAAATTGTGTGATTTATGACACATTAGTGTATAAGAATAACACACTGGTTGAgttaaaagtaaaacaaaatgtgATGTGCTTAACTAGACACACGGGTGTGTTAAGATGTAACACGTTGTGTTTTTAAGAGTGACGTCATCCACCGATGggtttaagacattttaaaatgttatgggTCAGTTTATTTCTGTTGACTTACAGGAAGGTGAGGCCTACTGGAGCTCAATGTTTAGTGCATTCATGATTAATGATGACTTAATCAGCTAAATAGAGCCAGACAGTAACATGCATTAACAGGGGGAGCTCCAAGATGGCGCCGTGGATGGTCGTGTTTCTCTAAGCTGAGAAATAAATCGGGTTTTTCTCACAAATGATTATATAAATTTCAGAAAGTTGCAAACTGTTATCTAAAGGTTGTTGTTGACTGTTGAATTTAATCAAATATTGACATTGGAGCGTCGAAAAAGATTGTAAATCACAAAATCAACCGCTTCGCTACAGTTCAAAACATGGATGGGGATCTTGGCGCAGAGATGGAGATTGACACTACGCAAGAGAAGAGAAACTTTAACGATACTCACTCGTATGCCTGTAAAGTAAAAAACGGAGGAATTTGTGATTCCTGTCCAAATACACCAAGCAAAAATCAACCTcccaaaagacaaaaaaaagtgttgtcgtCTCATCTTCCAAATAAAGTGAACTCTCTTTGAGTGATGTGCAGGAGAATATCATCCGAATTCTCTCTGAAAAGATCAATGAGAGATCCGACCAGATTGAAAGAATGGTTAAGGAGAATTCTTCCAACATTTAGGCCTTAGGCAAATCTCTTACCTCAGTTCATGATGATGTAATGGTTCTgcagaaagaaaatgaaaaccTGAAAAATGCGAATGCTGTCCTAGAAAAAAAGTTCAATGAAATGAACACGAAAATTCACGACCAGGAACGTTACAGCCGCAGATGGTGCCTGCGTTTATACGGACTGTCGGAGCAATCTACTGAAAACGTTAAAATGAGAGTCATGGAAGTATGCAAAGCGGTGGCCTCGGATACGGATAAACGTGCAGTGATCGATGCTCTGGATGTTGCACACCGACTTGGCAGACTCAAAACATCCGATGATGGTAGGAAAGTGAAACCAAGGCCGGTGATCCTGAGATTCATTTCTCGAACAGCGAGAGATTTCATTTGGAAAAACTCAAAAAATAACGAATATCTAACCAGCAAGGGGCTACATACGTTTTAAGGAAGACTTGTCTGCATTCGACATAGAAGCTCGGAATCGTCTCTGGCCGGCTGTAGAGAGAGCAAGAAAGGAAGGCAAGAATGCATACTTCAGCGGAGCAAGGGCTTTCGTTGACGGGAAAGAGATTCGTCCTGAAGGCAACGGTACTACATAGAGTCGGTCGTCTTGTTGCAGTTGGCGGTATTTTCAATGTTAAAACGAATCTCCTTTGTTAATAAATAAGTGGTTGCTTTTGTGTTCAAAACTCGACTAGTATTATAATTGGACGCACTTTAAGTTTTACTTG
The nucleotide sequence above comes from Chanodichthys erythropterus isolate Z2021 chromosome 10, ASM2448905v1, whole genome shotgun sequence. Encoded proteins:
- the gpr35.2 gene encoding G-protein coupled receptor 55, which translates into the protein MSNCNLNITAGIQNLQLASLIPTFILGVPGNIYVLVMFFRRSRADWTYMNIYITNMAIADCIVLVLLPIRIASYYENTWKLSKLWDQTNKELCYVLVSVYYVNMYVSIFTITAISVVRYVAIKYPMKARIILSRRNALVVCALIWLVTCSFSAAFHHVDDPKNITTIKCFQKNKEEELPLAFILVLNIVGFLVPFLIMLFCSVRVIYTLRKQLEIGSRSEKMIQCMFIIAANLVVFLVCFFPVHFGFFLKYIAQAYGYSCDVQSFAHNFVHFAMCVSSMNCALDCFSYYFATRTSWILCCTKKTERNEEYECEYNKVT